In Arthrobacter sp. UKPF54-2, the following are encoded in one genomic region:
- a CDS encoding DegV family protein: protein MPDREPPGWPWLRERLIRLRQATRPGAAAETVPAAAARTAVVTDSAAALPADWVRDFTADGRLSVVPMPVMVGEEIYGEGEDDIAETIAVALASGVPVRTSRPSPGQFEQAYLAAAARGFEAVVSIHISGELSGTADSARLAAARVGIPVEVLDSRTVGMAQGMGVQSAVVAAADGRSADEVRAFAEERLARTKVYFYVPSLEQLRRGGRIGAAASLWGTMFSIKPILAVDGGKVVPLEKVRSAARAIARLEEIAAADALSRPDGEARIAVHHFGNPAEAEQVASRLARLLPECPPAQISSLPAVLAAHAGLGVLAVIVGESSTPLPGSGPTSGAAGGAGASTAPGGLGQLST, encoded by the coding sequence GTGCCGGACCGTGAGCCCCCCGGCTGGCCATGGCTGCGCGAGCGCCTCATCCGGCTCCGCCAGGCCACGCGGCCCGGCGCCGCTGCCGAAACCGTGCCCGCAGCGGCAGCGCGCACGGCCGTGGTCACCGACTCCGCGGCCGCCCTGCCGGCGGACTGGGTGCGCGACTTCACCGCCGACGGCCGCCTGAGCGTGGTGCCGATGCCGGTGATGGTGGGGGAGGAGATCTACGGCGAGGGCGAGGACGACATCGCCGAGACCATCGCCGTCGCCCTGGCCAGCGGCGTTCCGGTCCGGACCTCCCGGCCCTCACCCGGCCAGTTTGAACAGGCGTACCTCGCCGCGGCGGCCCGCGGCTTCGAAGCCGTGGTCTCCATCCATATTTCCGGCGAACTCTCCGGCACGGCCGACTCGGCGCGCCTCGCCGCGGCCCGGGTGGGGATCCCGGTGGAGGTCCTGGATTCCCGCACCGTCGGGATGGCGCAGGGCATGGGCGTGCAGAGCGCCGTCGTGGCGGCCGCCGACGGCAGGAGCGCGGATGAGGTCAGGGCTTTCGCCGAGGAACGGCTGGCCCGCACCAAGGTTTACTTCTACGTCCCCAGCCTGGAGCAGCTGCGCCGCGGCGGCCGGATCGGCGCGGCCGCCTCGCTCTGGGGCACCATGTTCTCGATCAAGCCGATCCTCGCGGTCGACGGCGGCAAAGTCGTGCCGCTGGAAAAGGTCCGTTCCGCGGCCCGGGCCATTGCCCGGCTCGAGGAGATCGCCGCGGCGGATGCGCTGTCGCGGCCCGACGGGGAGGCCCGGATTGCGGTGCACCACTTCGGCAACCCGGCCGAGGCGGAGCAGGTGGCGTCACGGCTGGCGCGCCTGCTTCCGGAGTGCCCGCCGGCGCAGATCAGTTCCCTGCCCGCGGTGCTGGCGGCCCACGCCGGGCTCGGGGTGCTGGCCGTGATTGTGGGGGAGAGCAGCACCCCGCTGCCGGGGTCTGGCCCTACTTCCGGGGCAGCCGGCGGCGCCGGGGCGTCCACGGCACCCGGGGGCCTCGGGCAGCTTTCCACATAG
- the holA gene encoding DNA polymerase III subunit delta, which produces MAAAQTQRTRTAAANTATWRDVTPAPVVLVGGPEDYLGSRAMDRIRSQVRAAAPDVEVTRLNAGSYEPGTLAMNVSPSLFGEQKLIEVEGLEAMNDAFLADALKYLAQPEPDAVLVLRHGGGVRGKKLLDAIKAGGWPVVDCQPLKKDVDKASFVTSEFKAAARRIEPDAVHALVNAVGAQLAELAAACSQLIADATTAVDTDMVDRYYGGRVEASAFKVADAAMAGNAPLALSTLRHALDTGADPVPIVAALASKLRSLAKVAGASGSSAQIAKQLGMQPWLVEQAQREVRRWTPEGLVRSIQVTAEADAQVKGLSRDPVYAVEHAVTVIAGSVRR; this is translated from the coding sequence GTGGCTGCTGCCCAGACCCAACGCACCCGGACCGCGGCCGCGAACACCGCCACCTGGCGCGACGTGACTCCGGCGCCGGTGGTCCTGGTCGGCGGCCCCGAGGACTACCTTGGGTCCCGCGCCATGGACCGGATCCGCTCCCAGGTCCGGGCGGCCGCGCCCGACGTCGAGGTCACCCGGCTGAACGCGGGCAGCTACGAGCCCGGCACCCTGGCCATGAACGTCAGCCCGTCCCTCTTCGGCGAGCAGAAGCTGATCGAGGTTGAGGGCCTGGAGGCCATGAATGACGCCTTTCTCGCCGACGCCCTGAAATACCTGGCCCAGCCCGAGCCCGACGCCGTGCTGGTGCTCCGCCATGGCGGGGGAGTGCGGGGCAAGAAACTCCTGGACGCGATCAAGGCCGGCGGCTGGCCGGTGGTTGACTGCCAGCCTTTGAAGAAGGACGTGGACAAAGCCTCTTTCGTCACGTCCGAGTTCAAGGCGGCCGCCCGCCGGATTGAGCCCGACGCCGTGCATGCCCTGGTCAACGCCGTCGGCGCGCAGCTGGCCGAGCTCGCAGCCGCCTGCAGCCAGCTGATCGCTGACGCCACCACAGCCGTCGACACCGACATGGTGGACCGTTACTACGGCGGCCGGGTCGAAGCGTCAGCGTTCAAGGTCGCCGACGCCGCCATGGCCGGCAATGCACCGCTGGCCCTCTCCACGCTCCGCCACGCCCTGGACACCGGAGCGGACCCGGTGCCGATCGTCGCGGCCCTGGCGTCTAAGCTGCGCTCCCTGGCCAAGGTCGCGGGAGCCTCGGGCTCATCCGCGCAGATCGCCAAGCAGCTGGGCATGCAGCCCTGGCTGGTGGAGCAGGCGCAGCGCGAGGTCAGGCGCTGGACGCCGGAAGGCCTGGTCCGGTCCATCCAGGTCACTGCCGAGGCGGACGCGCAGGTCAAGGGGCTCTCGCGCGACCCGGTTTACGCCGTCGAACACGCCGTGACGGTGATTGCCGGATCGGTGCGCCGCTAA
- the leuS gene encoding leucine--tRNA ligase, with translation MSVQPETETGTAAAAANEGPEEGAYSFAAMEAKWPQVWEDLKVFTPLDDGSKERRYVLDMFPYPSGDLHMGHAEAFAMGDVVARYLRQQGYDVLHPIGWDSFGLPAENAAIKRNAHPSEWTYANIDTQAASFKRYAISADWSRRLHTSDPGYYRWTQWLFKRFYERGLAYRKDSPVNWCPKDQTVLANEQVVNGACERCGTAVTKKSLNQWYFKITDYADRLLDDMDELRGHWPERVLAMQKNWIGRSEGAHVTFVVEADGGKPAKDVTVFTTRPDTLYGATFFVVAADAPLAVDLVTEEHAAALDAYREQVKALSEIERQSTEREKTGVFTGRYAINPLNGEKLPVWAADYVLADYGTGAIMAVPAHDQRDLDFAKTFDLPVRAVLDTGEEDPAVSGTATAGEGTLINSGALDGLPKAEAIPAAIAILEQQGTGEKFVNFRLRDWLLSRQRFWGTPIPIIHCPACGEVPVPDDQLPVTLPENLRGEDLSPKGTSPLAAAEAWVNVECPSCHGPAKRDTDTMDTFVDSSWYFLRFVSPEYTEGPFDPAKINDWMPVGQYVGGVEHAILHLLYARFFTKVIHDLGLIEADEPFRALLNQGQVLNGGKAMSKSLGNGVDLGEQLDKFGVDAVRLTMIFASPPEDDVDWADVSPSGSAKFLARAWRLGQDVTSEPGVDFATGDRALRTVTHRTIADAEALLDANKFNVVVAKLMELVNATRKTIDAAGGAGGADPAVREAVEAVAVILSLFAPYTAEDLWNALGHPASVANAGWPTHDEALLVQDTVTAVVQVQGKVRDRLEVSPAISEDELRELALASGNVQRALDGRGIRTVIVRAPKLVNIVPA, from the coding sequence GTGAGCGTTCAGCCGGAGACAGAAACCGGAACAGCAGCAGCCGCAGCGAACGAAGGCCCCGAGGAGGGCGCCTACAGCTTCGCCGCCATGGAGGCCAAGTGGCCGCAGGTCTGGGAAGACCTCAAGGTCTTCACGCCCCTGGATGACGGTTCGAAGGAACGCCGCTACGTGCTCGACATGTTCCCGTACCCGTCCGGCGACCTGCACATGGGCCACGCCGAAGCGTTCGCGATGGGCGACGTCGTCGCGCGTTACCTGCGCCAGCAGGGCTATGACGTGCTGCACCCGATCGGCTGGGACTCCTTCGGCCTGCCCGCGGAAAACGCCGCGATCAAGCGCAACGCGCACCCCAGCGAGTGGACCTACGCGAATATCGACACGCAGGCTGCATCCTTCAAGCGCTACGCCATTTCCGCCGACTGGTCCCGCCGGCTGCACACCTCGGACCCCGGCTACTACCGCTGGACCCAGTGGCTGTTCAAGCGCTTCTACGAGCGCGGCCTGGCCTACCGCAAGGACTCGCCGGTCAACTGGTGCCCCAAGGACCAGACCGTGCTGGCCAACGAACAGGTGGTCAACGGCGCCTGTGAGCGCTGCGGCACCGCCGTGACCAAGAAGTCCCTGAACCAGTGGTACTTCAAGATCACCGACTACGCCGACCGCCTGCTGGACGACATGGACGAACTGCGCGGGCACTGGCCCGAGCGGGTCCTGGCCATGCAGAAGAACTGGATCGGCCGCTCCGAGGGCGCCCACGTCACCTTTGTGGTCGAGGCCGACGGCGGCAAGCCCGCCAAGGACGTCACCGTCTTCACCACCCGCCCGGACACCCTGTACGGTGCGACGTTCTTTGTGGTGGCCGCGGACGCGCCGCTCGCCGTCGACCTGGTCACCGAGGAACACGCCGCTGCCCTGGACGCCTACCGAGAGCAGGTGAAAGCGCTCTCCGAGATCGAACGGCAGTCCACCGAACGGGAAAAGACCGGCGTCTTCACCGGCCGCTATGCCATCAACCCGCTCAACGGCGAGAAGCTGCCCGTCTGGGCCGCCGACTACGTCCTGGCGGACTACGGCACCGGCGCCATCATGGCCGTCCCCGCCCATGACCAGCGCGACCTGGACTTCGCCAAGACCTTTGACCTGCCGGTCCGCGCGGTGCTGGACACCGGCGAGGAAGACCCCGCGGTCTCCGGCACGGCCACGGCCGGCGAGGGAACGCTGATCAACTCCGGCGCACTGGATGGCCTGCCCAAGGCCGAGGCCATCCCGGCGGCCATCGCGATCCTGGAGCAGCAGGGCACCGGGGAGAAGTTCGTGAACTTCCGCCTGCGCGACTGGCTGCTGAGCCGACAGCGGTTCTGGGGTACCCCGATCCCGATCATCCACTGCCCCGCGTGCGGCGAGGTGCCCGTCCCGGACGATCAGCTGCCGGTCACCCTGCCGGAGAACCTGCGCGGCGAAGACCTGTCCCCGAAGGGCACGTCCCCGCTGGCCGCCGCAGAGGCGTGGGTCAACGTGGAGTGCCCCAGCTGCCACGGCCCGGCCAAGCGTGACACGGACACCATGGACACCTTCGTGGACTCGTCCTGGTACTTCCTGCGCTTCGTCTCGCCGGAGTACACCGAGGGCCCGTTCGACCCGGCCAAGATCAACGACTGGATGCCGGTGGGCCAGTACGTCGGCGGCGTCGAGCACGCCATCCTGCACCTGCTGTACGCCCGCTTCTTCACCAAGGTCATCCACGATTTGGGCCTGATCGAGGCGGACGAGCCGTTCCGGGCGCTGCTGAACCAGGGCCAGGTGCTCAACGGCGGCAAGGCCATGAGCAAGTCCCTGGGCAACGGCGTGGACCTGGGCGAGCAGCTGGACAAGTTCGGCGTCGACGCCGTGCGCCTGACCATGATCTTCGCATCCCCGCCGGAGGACGACGTCGACTGGGCGGACGTCTCGCCGTCGGGCTCCGCGAAGTTCCTGGCCCGCGCCTGGCGGCTGGGCCAGGACGTTACGAGCGAACCCGGCGTCGACTTCGCCACCGGCGACCGTGCGCTGCGCACTGTTACGCACCGCACCATCGCGGACGCCGAGGCGCTGCTGGATGCCAACAAGTTCAACGTGGTCGTGGCCAAACTGATGGAGCTGGTCAACGCGACCCGCAAAACGATTGACGCAGCCGGCGGCGCCGGCGGCGCGGACCCGGCCGTCCGCGAAGCCGTGGAAGCCGTCGCGGTCATCCTGAGCCTGTTCGCCCCCTACACGGCGGAGGACCTGTGGAACGCGCTGGGACACCCGGCGTCGGTGGCCAACGCCGGCTGGCCTACACACGACGAGGCCCTCCTGGTGCAGGACACGGTCACTGCCGTCGTCCAGGTCCAGGGCAAGGTGCGCGACCGCCTCGAGGTGTCCCCGGCCATCTCCGAGGACGAACTGCGCGAACTGGCACTGGCCTCCGGGAACGTCCAGCGCGCCCTGGACGGCCGGGGCATCCGCACCGTGATTGTGCGGGCGCCTAAACTGGTCAACATCGTCCCGGCCTAG
- a CDS encoding helix-hairpin-helix domain-containing protein, translating into MSRRYPEAGPRSAVHPGTGPARHRWAASLGPARQEALLDATPAVPAPAVPVPAEAVAAAPAWAGPADPASGFPAARFRWRTGRAAAALLAAISVLLGGWFWWQAAVGAPRSQPLGEPSNAGTEDRAGPAGAGAGEPRSGGQDGSGPAGAEPSGAATGGTIVIHVAGAVARPGIVQLPAGSRLHEAITAAGGSTGTADLDRLNLAAILEDGQKILVPERGSTDAADVGAGADGSGAPGGTGPPAKVNLNTAGVEELATLPRVGPVLAQRIVDWRKQHGRFGRVEELDAVEGVGPKLLEALLPLVRV; encoded by the coding sequence ATGTCGCGCCGTTACCCGGAAGCCGGGCCCCGTAGCGCAGTCCACCCGGGCACGGGCCCGGCCCGGCACCGCTGGGCCGCCAGCCTGGGCCCGGCACGGCAGGAGGCCCTGCTCGACGCCACACCGGCCGTGCCGGCACCGGCCGTGCCGGTACCGGCCGAAGCAGTGGCTGCTGCCCCCGCCTGGGCAGGCCCCGCGGACCCCGCTTCGGGGTTCCCGGCGGCGAGGTTCAGGTGGCGCACCGGCCGCGCTGCCGCGGCGTTGCTCGCGGCGATTTCGGTGCTGCTGGGAGGCTGGTTCTGGTGGCAGGCCGCCGTCGGCGCACCCCGGTCCCAGCCACTGGGGGAACCCTCCAACGCAGGTACGGAGGACCGTGCGGGTCCTGCCGGTGCCGGGGCTGGTGAGCCGCGTTCCGGCGGCCAGGACGGCTCTGGCCCGGCCGGAGCCGAGCCCTCCGGCGCCGCGACCGGGGGCACGATCGTAATCCACGTTGCCGGCGCCGTGGCGCGCCCCGGGATTGTGCAGCTCCCGGCCGGAAGCCGGCTCCACGAGGCCATCACGGCCGCCGGCGGAAGCACGGGAACCGCCGACCTGGACCGGCTCAATCTCGCCGCCATCCTTGAGGACGGCCAAAAGATCCTCGTCCCGGAGCGCGGCAGCACCGACGCCGCCGACGTCGGAGCCGGAGCCGACGGGTCGGGTGCTCCCGGCGGCACAGGGCCCCCGGCCAAGGTCAACCTCAACACCGCCGGGGTCGAAGAATTGGCGACGCTGCCGCGGGTCGGGCCGGTCCTGGCCCAGCGGATCGTGGACTGGCGCAAGCAGCACGGCCGGTTCGGCCGCGTGGAGGAACTCGACGCCGTCGAAGGGGTGGGCCCCAAACTGCTGGAGGCCCTGCTGCCGCTGGTGAGGGTCTGA
- a CDS encoding ComEC/Rec2 family competence protein, translated as MAAGQERRWQFFRDAAAGTMARAAATEERAPAAAVLPVGVRAAGSARAALSWIHHRVRAALQERVTAAVGPERRRRTDLRLVPAALLVWGTALAAGRLEPPAIVGLCAGLAAAALALLAPWRRHSHGRRRRRPAPRSLRATVAAALLLSCAAAAHAGVASVQRHEGAVAEAVAGGASVVAELEVAGVPRRLGGAAAPGLAERWAVPATALVLVFEGRRVESGTPLLVLGGDDWAVAEPGQRIRTTGRLKPAGPGEAEAGMLSASSAPVRLATPAGWQRAPAGLRSGFSAAAARLPGDARGLLPGMVTGDTSALDPQLAAAMKNVGMTHLTAVSGANCSLVLGVLLLAARSFRLPRPAAAGGALAGLGLFVLMVGPEASVLRAAVMGAVGLSALAFGRAGRGLSLLCVASTGLLLADPALAADFGFVLSVLATLGIVLAGRPLMAWLPAVVPRWCAAGIAVPLSAQLFCGPVIVLLQPQFSSYALPANLAAAALVPPVTVVGTAAVPLVALVPGLAGIPLAVAGAFAAAVAGIARYFAALPGAALPWPEGPLGASTMALLSVLSLAAIWVVTHPSATLGRVRMLQERTAFFLAAGLDRRAVPGVAGRVPHAPGRRGLVDRPRRGRLRVCKPTSRRNHQWLLPRPNAPGPRPRTPPPGAT; from the coding sequence ATGGCCGCAGGGCAAGAACGCCGCTGGCAATTCTTCCGTGACGCCGCCGCAGGAACCATGGCCCGGGCCGCCGCGACGGAAGAGCGGGCGCCTGCCGCAGCAGTGTTGCCAGTGGGGGTCCGGGCTGCCGGATCCGCACGGGCCGCCCTGAGCTGGATCCATCACCGCGTCAGGGCCGCGCTGCAGGAACGGGTCACTGCAGCCGTCGGGCCGGAGCGGCGGCGCCGCACCGATCTCCGGCTGGTGCCCGCAGCGCTGCTGGTCTGGGGGACGGCCCTTGCCGCCGGACGGCTGGAACCACCGGCCATAGTGGGCCTCTGCGCCGGCCTCGCGGCGGCTGCCCTGGCGCTGCTGGCACCCTGGCGCCGGCACTCACACGGACGCCGGCGCCGCAGACCTGCCCCGCGCAGCCTGCGGGCCACCGTGGCCGCGGCGCTGCTGCTCTCCTGCGCCGCGGCGGCCCACGCGGGCGTGGCGTCCGTTCAGCGGCATGAGGGCGCCGTCGCTGAGGCCGTCGCCGGTGGCGCCTCCGTGGTGGCCGAACTGGAAGTCGCAGGGGTGCCGAGGCGGCTTGGGGGAGCAGCGGCCCCTGGCCTCGCCGAACGCTGGGCAGTCCCCGCCACGGCCCTGGTGCTGGTGTTTGAGGGCCGCCGGGTGGAGTCCGGCACGCCGCTGCTGGTGCTGGGCGGCGACGACTGGGCAGTCGCCGAACCGGGCCAGCGGATCAGGACCACGGGCCGGCTCAAGCCGGCCGGCCCCGGCGAAGCGGAGGCCGGAATGCTGTCCGCCTCGTCCGCCCCGGTCCGCCTGGCGACGCCCGCCGGCTGGCAACGAGCCCCGGCCGGCCTGCGGAGCGGCTTCAGCGCCGCGGCGGCCAGACTACCGGGCGACGCCCGCGGGCTGCTGCCCGGCATGGTGACCGGCGACACTTCGGCACTGGACCCGCAACTCGCCGCGGCCATGAAGAACGTGGGGATGACCCACCTGACGGCGGTGAGCGGAGCCAACTGCAGTCTGGTCCTGGGGGTGCTGTTGCTGGCGGCGCGCAGTTTCCGGCTGCCGCGGCCAGCGGCAGCCGGCGGGGCCCTCGCCGGGCTCGGCCTGTTCGTCCTGATGGTGGGCCCGGAGGCGAGTGTACTGCGGGCCGCGGTGATGGGCGCGGTCGGACTCTCGGCACTGGCGTTCGGCCGGGCCGGCCGCGGCCTCAGCCTGCTCTGTGTGGCCTCCACCGGACTGCTGCTCGCCGACCCGGCGTTGGCGGCTGACTTCGGGTTTGTGTTGTCCGTGCTCGCCACTCTCGGCATTGTGCTTGCGGGCCGGCCGTTGATGGCCTGGCTGCCCGCCGTAGTGCCGCGCTGGTGCGCCGCCGGAATCGCGGTTCCGTTATCCGCCCAGCTGTTCTGCGGCCCCGTCATCGTGCTGCTGCAGCCGCAGTTCTCCAGCTACGCCCTGCCCGCGAACCTCGCCGCCGCCGCGCTGGTGCCCCCGGTCACCGTGGTGGGCACGGCTGCCGTACCGCTCGTCGCCCTCGTCCCCGGCCTGGCGGGGATTCCCCTCGCCGTCGCCGGTGCCTTCGCGGCCGCCGTGGCGGGCATCGCCCGGTACTTCGCGGCCCTGCCCGGCGCAGCCCTGCCCTGGCCGGAGGGTCCACTCGGTGCGTCCACGATGGCGTTGCTTTCCGTGCTGTCCCTGGCCGCCATCTGGGTCGTGACCCACCCTTCCGCCACCCTCGGCCGGGTCCGGATGCTCCAGGAACGGACGGCGTTCTTCCTGGCCGCCGGGCTGGACCGTCGAGCAGTTCCCGGGGTCGCCGGGCGCGTACCCCACGCGCCCGGCCGCCGCGGCTTGGTGGACCGTCCCCGCCGTGGCAGGCTTAGAGTCTGCAAACCAACTTCCCGGAGGAACCACCAGTGGCTGCTGCCCAGACCCAACGCACCCGGACCGCGGCCGCGAACACCGCCACCTGGCGCGACGTGA